A window from Salvia miltiorrhiza cultivar Shanhuang (shh) chromosome 2, IMPLAD_Smil_shh, whole genome shotgun sequence encodes these proteins:
- the LOC131009365 gene encoding uncharacterized protein LOC131009365, with protein MSDAEEVKVSLKVMMNRQKSKVLFAESDSDFADIVLSFLTLPLGRIVKVLEKHYGDEAPTIGSLNNLYHTLANLDSSHFVTEGAKQTLLDSASSFEAEYRMLKVDISDSPPAEYFVCSNCSSKRFRCASIYYDSISCSNCKDRMSKVVDTSDAPSDGLFTKHTSSFIVSNDLHILPKETGFLTTVRILGITVRDMENAETIKVDFGFTEIMKLLKASLTSPTPLSDLILNKTTTAEMNNTPVYTPVVGSQRNQYTRYIGCFSLTLMVQKSTGKLLCAQTDENFVEFLFNLLSIPLGRVEHLLAGKNTCFKAINNLHRSTTDLIDDKHFKNANAKNWLRLPVLIHGSISTNLFILARPSAAEVPYRGSPYSSDKFPRGKGVYLEGSRSYIVKDDLSVEPYCFVTLLSSFRQRRIVMSDVEEVELEIGTDELLGILKASLTSTTVLSDALLTLTKQPKREEL; from the exons ATGTCTGATGCTGAAGAAGTAAAGGTCTCACTGAAAGTGATGATGAACAGACAAAAATCCAAGGTGCTATTTGCAGAATCCGACAGCGATTTTGCAGACATTGTGTTGAGCTTCTTGACTTTGCCGTTGGGAAGAATTGTGAAAGTTCTGGAGAAACACTACGGAGATGAGGCACCCACCATTGGAAGCTTAAACAATTTGTACCACACCTTAGCAAACCTTGACAGCTCCCATTTTGTGACGGAGGGTGCTAAGCAGACTCTGCTCGATTCAGCAAGTTCGTTCGAAGCTGAATACAGAATGCTGAAAGTGGATATCAGTGATTCTCCGCCTGCTGAATACTTCGTTTGTAGCAACTGCTCCAGCAAGAGATTTCGTTGTGCAAGCATCTACTACGATAGCATTTCTTGCTCAAATTGCAAGGATAGGATGAGTAAAGTAGTGGATACCAGTGATGCTCCTAGTGATGGCCTTTTCACCAAACATACATCATCTTTCATAGTCTCTAATGATCTGCACATTCTACCAAAGGAAACAGGATTCTTAACAACTGTCAGAATTCTTGGCATTACTGTTAGAGATATGGAGAATGCTGAGACAATCAAAGTGGATTTTGGGTTCACTGAG ATTATGAAGTTGTTGAAGGCATCCTTGACGTCCCCAACTCCGCTGTCGGACCTCATCCTCAATAAAACAACTACAGCAGAGATGAATAACACTCCAGTTTACACTCCGGTTGTGGGATCTCAACGGAATCAATATACTCGCTACATTGGGTGTTTTTCTTTGACCTTGATGGTACAAAAATCCACAGGCAAGTTGTTGTGTGCTCAAACTGACGAAAACTTTgtagagtttttatttaatctCCTCAGTATCCCACTAGGTAGAGTTGAGCACCTTCTAGCCGGTAAGAATACGTGTTTTAAGGCCATAAACAACTTGCATAGGAGCACTACCGATCTAATAGATGACAAGCATTTCAAGAATGCGAATGCGAAAAATTGGCTGAGGTTACCAGTGCTGATTCATGGGAGTATTTCCACAAACCTCTTCATTCTTGCCCGCCCTAGTGCAGCAGAAGTACCTTATCGCGGCAGTCCATATAGTTCTGATAAGTTTCCGAGAGGCAAGGGGGTTTATCTCGAAGGATCACGATCCTATATAGTTAAGGATGATTTAAGTGTTGAGCCCTATTGTTTTGTCacgctcctttccagttttagaCAGCGGAGAATCGTGATGTCTGATGTGGAAGAAGTGGAGCTGGAAATCGGAACAGACGAG TTGTTGGGCATATTGAAAGCGTCTCTTACATCGACTACAGTTCTCTCCGATGCTCTGCTCACTCTTACAAAACAACCTAAGAGAGAAGAACTCTGA